One region of Nycticebus coucang isolate mNycCou1 chromosome Y, mNycCou1.pri, whole genome shotgun sequence genomic DNA includes:
- the LOC128579147 gene encoding olfactory receptor 7D4-like, producing MEAEKHTEVSQFLLMGLSEDPELQPLPSGLFQSMYLVTMLGNLLIILPICSDSHLHTPMYFFLSILSLADICFTSTTIPKMLVNIQTQSKDIYYIGCLTQMYFVMMFGGLDNFLLTVMVYDWFVAICHPLHYMVIMNPYLCGLLVLMPLFIMSLVAMVHVLLITRLTSVGTEIPHFFCEMAHLLKMTCSDPLVDTIILYVSNVFLGVFPVMRILFSYSQIFSSLMRLSSMAGKYKAFSTCGSHLCVVCLLYGTGLGVYLNSSGTNSSQRTSIASVMYTVVTPMLNPFIYSLSIKHVKGALGRLLIRTASCL from the coding sequence ATGGAAGCAGAAAAACACACAGAAGTATCACAATTCCTCCTCATGGGCCTCTCAGAAGATCCTGAACTGCAGCCCCTTCCCTCTGGGCTGTTCCAATCCATGTACCTGGTCACAATGCTCGGGAATCTGCTTATAATCCTGCCCATATGCTCTGACTCTCACCTGCACACCCCAatgtacttcttcctttccatcctTTCCTTGGCTGACATCTGTTTTACCTCCACCACGATTCCAAAGATGTTAGTGAACATCCAAACGCAAAGCAAAGACATCTACTACATAGGATGCCTCACTCAGATGTATTTTGTAATGATGTTTGGTGGACTGGATAATTTCCTGCTGACTGTGATGGTCTATGACTGGTTTGTAGCCATCTGCCACCCTCTTCACTATATGGTCATCATGAACCCCTACCTCTGTGGCCTCCTGGTTCTGATGCCTTTATTCATCATGTCTCTGGTTGCCATGGTTCATGTTCTACTGATCACAAGACTGACCTCTGTAGGCACTGAAATCCCacatttcttctgtgaaatggcTCATCTCCTCAAGATGACCTGCTCTGATCCCCTCGTTGATACCATCATATTGTATGTGTCAAATGTGTTTCTGGGTGTGTTTCCTGTCATGAGGATCCTATTCTCTTATTCTCAGATATTCTCCTCCTTAATGAGGTTGTCATCCATGGCAGGCAAGTATAAAGCATTTTCCACCTGTGGGTCTCACCTCTGTGTGGTCTGCTTGCTCTATGGAACAGGACTTGGGGTCTACCTGAATTCTTCTGGGACAAATTCTTCCCAGAGAACTTCTATTGCCTCAGTGATGTACACAGTGGTCACCCCCATGCTGAATCCCTTCATCTACAGCCTGAGTATTAAGCATGTGAAGGGGGCCCTGGGAAGACTTCTCATCAGAACAGCCTCTTGCCTGTGA